A genomic stretch from Thermodesulfobacteriota bacterium includes:
- a CDS encoding glycosyltransferase family 4 protein: MKVLIYTHEFPPFLGGLAKTSFKLASGFSEGGLEVTVLAPRYSDMDNEVDIECKFQIKRMTGLSRNHGIPSPLPEAAGIYSLYTAMRKYRPDALLVITREGQTSGGLLRDYPLKVIVRVAGYEAYRYLLGKKFYNRLLGKPIKRLYMKASTIVSPSQSTRELLELAGIPRDKIEVIYNGVSDDMLSHKPDTDALKKLRAKFNLKNEDKLILTVSRLVPSKGHKEVIRILPRLLKEFENLKYLIVGEGGYETELRNLASEEGVISSVIFAGPVTYNDVKDYLDLCYLFAMPNTSNEEKESIEGLPNVIFEAMARGRPVITGTEGGAKEIVEHGVNGFVEDGNNIDAIYEHILDLLKNEKKAKDFGENSRRKIAEGYTEAKMIQNYLKIIYDQR, encoded by the coding sequence ATGAAGGTCCTGATATATACACATGAGTTCCCCCCATTTCTTGGAGGTCTAGCTAAAACAAGTTTTAAGCTAGCAAGCGGTTTTTCTGAGGGAGGTTTAGAAGTAACTGTCTTAGCCCCACGTTATTCAGATATGGATAATGAGGTTGACATTGAATGTAAATTCCAGATAAAAAGAATGACAGGTCTATCCAGAAACCATGGTATACCTTCGCCTTTGCCAGAAGCGGCCGGCATTTATTCACTATACACCGCGATGAGAAAGTATCGGCCAGATGCTCTGTTGGTTATCACCAGGGAGGGACAAACTTCAGGAGGACTTCTACGTGATTATCCCTTGAAGGTAATTGTGAGAGTCGCGGGCTATGAAGCATATCGATATCTTCTTGGTAAAAAATTTTATAACAGACTGCTCGGAAAACCTATAAAAAGACTTTATATGAAAGCATCGACAATCGTTAGCCCTAGCCAATCTACCAGAGAACTATTGGAATTAGCGGGAATACCCAGGGATAAGATCGAGGTGATCTATAATGGTGTCAGCGACGATATGTTATCTCACAAACCAGACACTGATGCCCTGAAGAAGCTGAGAGCCAAGTTTAATTTGAAAAATGAGGATAAATTAATCCTAACCGTTTCGAGGCTGGTCCCCTCAAAAGGACATAAAGAAGTTATAAGAATCCTACCTCGGTTACTCAAGGAATTTGAAAACTTAAAATACCTGATTGTGGGAGAAGGGGGATACGAAACAGAGTTAAGAAATTTAGCATCTGAGGAAGGTGTTATCTCGAGTGTAATTTTTGCAGGTCCCGTGACATATAATGATGTCAAAGATTATCTTGATCTCTGTTACTTATTTGCAATGCCAAACACCTCTAATGAAGAAAAAGAAAGTATCGAAGGATTGCCTAACGTGATCTTTGAAGCTATGGCAAGGGGAAGGCCAGTAATTACAGGAACTGAGGGAGGGGCAAAAGAAATAGTTGAGCATGGCGTAAATGGATTCGTGGAAGATGGTAATAATATAGACGCAATTTATGAGCATATTTTAGACCTCCTCAAGAACGAAAAAAAGGCGAAAGATTTTGGTGAAAACTCACGAAGGAAAATAGCAGAGGGTTATACTGAAGCCAAAATGATTCAGAACTACTTAAAAATCATTTATGATCAACGATAA
- a CDS encoding ABC transporter permease: MSLWVASKIAYKALRSYKVRSILTTIGIIIGVAAVITMMALTQGAKLMIEENLTGLGGNSLIVNAGKRARSGTTLNLNKEKPLMASDADAIRGLSIVKHVSEIIDTAEQIASGNMNWFTTIVGVSQEFTYINDWFPERGSFFNDEDVKNAELVCVIGTTVASKLFGNQDPTGKIIRLGGFSYRVIGVMSPIGQTPSGEDQDDLVIIPYTTVQKRIMGISYIENISVSVNSTEDVPIAQEQITQILRDRRKIADDLEDDFYVNTQLVHIERIFTVSKIMTILLGSIASISLVVGGIGIMNIMLVSVKERTREIGIRMAVGAKQWDILIQFMIEAVLLSVVGGFIGIILGILGSIISSSFTNWPSVVSATSIILSFCFAAIVGIFFGIYPARKASQLDPIESLRYG; encoded by the coding sequence ATGAGTCTATGGGTTGCATCTAAAATTGCTTACAAGGCATTAAGAAGTTACAAAGTTCGCTCAATCCTTACTACTATAGGTATCATCATAGGGGTTGCTGCTGTAATAACTATGATGGCTCTTACGCAAGGTGCAAAACTCATGATAGAGGAAAATTTAACAGGTCTAGGTGGCAATTCGCTAATTGTTAATGCGGGGAAAAGAGCAAGGAGTGGTACCACGCTGAATCTAAACAAGGAAAAGCCATTAATGGCCAGTGACGCCGATGCAATTAGAGGTCTGAGCATTGTCAAACACGTGTCGGAGATAATTGATACAGCGGAACAAATAGCCTCCGGTAACATGAACTGGTTCACTACAATAGTAGGTGTATCCCAGGAATTTACCTATATCAACGACTGGTTCCCCGAAAGGGGGAGTTTTTTTAATGATGAAGACGTAAAAAATGCTGAATTAGTGTGTGTCATAGGCACTACAGTCGCATCAAAGTTATTTGGTAATCAGGATCCTACAGGAAAGATAATAAGATTAGGGGGCTTCTCTTATAGAGTAATTGGAGTGATGAGCCCTATCGGGCAGACCCCTAGTGGTGAGGATCAGGATGATCTGGTAATTATCCCTTATACAACCGTTCAGAAAAGAATAATGGGCATTTCTTATATAGAAAATATATCAGTTTCAGTGAACTCAACTGAAGATGTTCCCATAGCACAGGAGCAGATAACGCAAATTTTAAGGGATCGACGAAAGATTGCAGATGATTTGGAAGATGATTTCTACGTAAATACCCAACTCGTTCATATAGAAAGAATCTTTACCGTTTCAAAGATAATGACAATCCTTCTTGGGAGCATTGCTTCAATATCTCTCGTAGTAGGTGGAATTGGAATAATGAACATCATGCTTGTATCTGTGAAAGAAAGGACAAGGGAGATTGGGATTAGAATGGCTGTTGGAGCTAAGCAGTGGGATATACTGATCCAGTTTATGATTGAGGCTGTATTACTATCGGTAGTTGGTGGGTTCATAGGGATAATTTTAGGGATATTGGGATCAATAATTTCATCATCATTCACAAATTGGCCATCGGTTGTTTCAGCAACTTCAATTATCTTATCTTTTTGTTTTGCTGCAATAGTGGGGATATTTTTTGGTATATACCCGGCAAGAAAAGCCTCTCAGTTGGATCCGATCGAATCACTTAGGTATGGATAA
- the asnB gene encoding asparagine synthase (glutamine-hydrolyzing): MSKIFGIYDGENVILNDEELLAGRKDSISVTYQGEIYNYKELVVTLEKRGCRFKSGTDSELVACAYTEWGEECVRKFNGAFSFCIYDKEKGILFIARDPVGEKFLYYTNHDGKFIFSSQVDSIIETPQFHREIDLTALNHFIASRNIPDELCIFKNIKKLLPGAVLRFDLKSGMLETRRYWEPPTFEPEKGNEAKLLERLEEILIDSLKLRMKGENSLGTFLSGGVDSSLIVALMNRISPIRVKTFSVGFNEDKYSELPYSRLIANYFNTDHKEVLVGPNFDDFLASVFLFDEPIGDPSIIPTYYGCKIAGESVDAVMTGDGADSLFTGMRTHSQVIRNMRINKFVVPPFDMVLRNIVKLIPEEAKWRIFLENLSPIDFYSKRETVFSTPLRERLFQDWVLDELGNKLYDPDRQDLPNTDSLTGILTYLELIDTANDSLPKIEKICRNFSISVRAPFLDTKLIEFAFTEVPGNMKIRGGVTKYLLKKLAAKFLPPEFPLNRKRGLNPPLAKWIRNEWGEHVTDILLGGEEKFFKRSYIKKLLRLHSSHLLNQDRKLFSLLVFKIWEKRYLSNGN, encoded by the coding sequence ATGAGTAAGATATTTGGCATTTACGATGGGGAAAACGTAATTCTAAATGACGAGGAATTATTGGCGGGGCGAAAAGATTCTATAAGTGTTACATACCAGGGTGAAATTTATAATTATAAAGAACTTGTCGTTACCTTAGAAAAAAGGGGCTGTAGATTTAAGAGTGGAACTGATTCAGAGCTCGTTGCTTGTGCTTACACGGAATGGGGAGAAGAGTGTGTGAGGAAATTTAACGGTGCTTTTTCCTTTTGTATCTATGATAAAGAGAAAGGAATTTTATTTATAGCAAGAGACCCGGTGGGTGAGAAATTCCTTTATTATACAAATCATGATGGAAAATTTATTTTTTCATCGCAAGTTGATTCAATAATTGAAACACCGCAGTTTCATAGAGAGATTGATTTAACAGCATTAAACCACTTTATTGCTTCACGTAATATTCCCGATGAACTTTGCATCTTCAAAAATATAAAGAAGCTTCTTCCGGGTGCGGTACTCAGGTTCGATTTAAAGTCTGGAATGCTTGAAACAAGAAGATATTGGGAGCCTCCTACTTTTGAACCTGAAAAAGGGAACGAAGCTAAACTTCTAGAGAGGCTCGAGGAAATACTGATCGATAGCTTAAAATTAAGAATGAAAGGCGAAAATTCTTTGGGTACATTCCTTAGTGGTGGAGTCGATTCTAGCTTGATCGTGGCCTTAATGAACAGGATTTCCCCAATCCGCGTGAAGACCTTTAGTGTCGGGTTCAATGAAGATAAATATAGCGAGTTGCCTTATTCTCGACTGATTGCGAATTATTTTAATACAGACCATAAAGAAGTTCTCGTCGGGCCAAATTTTGATGATTTTCTTGCGTCTGTCTTTCTTTTCGATGAACCAATTGGTGATCCATCTATCATCCCAACATATTATGGCTGTAAGATTGCCGGAGAAAGCGTTGATGCAGTTATGACAGGCGATGGGGCAGACAGCCTTTTTACTGGAATGAGGACCCATTCCCAGGTTATTAGAAATATGAGGATTAACAAGTTTGTCGTGCCGCCTTTCGATATGGTTTTGAGAAATATCGTCAAACTTATACCCGAAGAAGCTAAGTGGCGAATCTTTCTGGAGAATTTATCACCGATTGATTTCTATTCAAAGAGGGAGACAGTTTTTAGTACCCCGCTGAGAGAAAGGTTATTCCAAGATTGGGTATTGGATGAGCTTGGAAACAAATTATATGATCCCGATAGGCAAGATCTACCAAACACAGATTCACTGACTGGCATCCTGACATATCTAGAACTCATTGACACCGCTAATGATTCTCTCCCAAAGATCGAAAAGATTTGTAGGAATTTTTCGATCAGCGTGCGAGCTCCATTTCTGGACACGAAACTTATAGAGTTTGCTTTTACCGAGGTACCAGGGAATATGAAGATTAGAGGGGGGGTAACAAAATATCTTTTAAAGAAACTTGCGGCCAAGTTTCTCCCCCCTGAATTTCCTTTAAACAGGAAGCGAGGCCTTAATCCACCCTTAGCTAAGTGGATTAGAAATGAATGGGGAGAACACGTAACGGATATACTGCTCGGTGGCGAGGAAAAATTTTTTAAGAGGAGTTATATAAAAAAACTTCTGCGTCTTCATTCAAGTCATTTGTTAAATCAGGACAGAAAATTATTTTCCCTTCTTGTGTTCAAGATTTGGGAGAAGAGATATTTGAGTAATGGTAATTGA
- a CDS encoding superoxide dismutase family protein, whose translation MVKFFSLIFTILLFLMAGLTDLRAESKMAATRLINNQGKTVGYATFIEGPDGVEISVQVHDMPPGLHGIHIHAVGKCETHDFKSAGGHFNPFERKHGLKNREGAHVGDMPNLLVGPDGTASKVVLAPLASLGSGKNSLFNPDGAALVIHAGKDDQITDPAGDAGARIACGVIKRVK comes from the coding sequence ATGGTAAAATTCTTTTCTTTAATTTTTACAATCCTCTTATTTCTTATGGCTGGTCTCACCGACTTACGGGCAGAATCAAAAATGGCTGCTACCAGGCTAATAAATAATCAAGGAAAAACCGTTGGGTATGCAACCTTTATAGAGGGGCCTGACGGTGTTGAAATATCTGTTCAAGTACATGATATGCCGCCGGGACTTCATGGTATTCATATTCATGCCGTCGGAAAATGTGAAACGCATGATTTCAAATCTGCAGGCGGACACTTCAACCCCTTTGAAAGGAAACATGGCTTAAAAAACCGCGAAGGAGCACACGTTGGAGACATGCCTAATTTGCTTGTGGGACCTGATGGCACCGCTTCAAAGGTTGTACTCGCACCCCTCGCCTCCTTGGGATCTGGCAAAAACTCTCTTTTCAATCCTGATGGTGCTGCACTTGTGATTCATGCTGGGAAAGACGACCAAATCACCGATCCTGCCGGCGATGCTGGAGCCCGGATAGCATGCGGCGTAATTAAGAGAGTGAAGTGA
- the hisS gene encoding histidine--tRNA ligase codes for MTSFINLSTLIQCDRIQAIMKVRSIRGFNDILPETTKRWHFIEEAARKTFELYGFSEIRTPVVEFTEIFARSIGTTTDIVEKEMYTFKDRDGSSITLRPECTAGVVRAFIENSVYAKSPIAKFYYLGMMFRHERPQKGRYRGFNQIGAELFGTKNPYADAEIINMLWEFLKTIGVIGLLRLEISSLGDENCRPLYIKKLVDFFKPLRNVLCENCQRRLELNPLRILDCKEKRCKEISRDAPSMLDSLCTECTDHFERVKSSLDGFGINFVINSRIVRGLDYYTRTVFEITTEKLGAQNAVAAGGRYDGLVEELGGPPTPAIGFSIGMERLVSLHELIAPEGFQKEVDVFIAFIGEKTKNPAFQLAYNLRKQGVSVEMDYENKSLKGQLKRADKLGAKFTVIVGEEELGRGKVKLRNMKVSLEEEIDIGDVTELETKIKTQFNHQ; via the coding sequence ATGACAAGTTTTATAAATTTGAGCACTCTTATTCAGTGTGATAGAATCCAAGCAATCATGAAGGTCAGATCGATAAGGGGCTTTAATGACATACTGCCTGAGACGACGAAGAGATGGCATTTCATAGAGGAAGCGGCTAGAAAAACATTTGAGCTATATGGCTTTTCCGAAATAAGGACTCCTGTAGTTGAATTTACGGAAATATTTGCAAGGAGTATAGGAACAACAACTGATATAGTCGAAAAGGAGATGTATACATTTAAAGATAGAGATGGTTCATCTATCACACTTCGCCCAGAATGTACTGCCGGTGTCGTCAGGGCATTCATAGAGAATTCCGTATATGCCAAGTCACCGATCGCAAAGTTCTACTACCTGGGCATGATGTTTAGACACGAAAGGCCCCAGAAGGGACGGTACAGAGGGTTTAATCAGATTGGTGCAGAATTATTTGGGACAAAGAACCCGTATGCAGATGCCGAAATAATTAATATGCTATGGGAGTTTCTCAAAACAATTGGAGTAATCGGCTTGCTCAGGCTTGAGATAAGCTCTCTGGGGGATGAAAATTGCCGGCCATTGTATATAAAAAAGCTAGTCGATTTCTTCAAACCACTGAGGAATGTCCTCTGTGAGAATTGTCAGAGGAGGCTTGAACTGAATCCACTGAGAATACTTGATTGCAAAGAAAAAAGATGCAAGGAAATTTCACGAGACGCTCCTTCAATGCTTGATAGTCTCTGCACCGAATGTACGGATCACTTTGAGCGAGTTAAAAGCTCTTTGGACGGCTTCGGTATTAATTTTGTAATAAACTCGAGGATCGTAAGGGGCCTCGACTACTACACTCGCACCGTTTTCGAAATTACAACAGAAAAACTTGGCGCCCAAAATGCAGTAGCAGCAGGAGGTAGATATGACGGTCTTGTAGAAGAATTGGGCGGACCGCCAACACCTGCAATCGGGTTCTCGATAGGAATGGAAAGATTAGTATCGCTACACGAGCTGATAGCTCCAGAAGGGTTTCAAAAAGAAGTGGATGTCTTCATTGCCTTCATAGGCGAGAAAACAAAAAACCCGGCGTTTCAATTAGCATATAACCTGAGGAAGCAAGGTGTATCGGTAGAAATGGACTATGAAAACAAAAGCCTCAAGGGCCAGCTCAAGAGGGCAGATAAACTTGGTGCTAAATTCACGGTAATTGTAGGAGAAGAAGAGCTAGGAAGGGGCAAAGTAAAGTTAAGAAATATGAAAGTAAGCCTCGAGGAGGAAATCGATATAGGGGATGTGACAGAATTGGAAACAAAGATTAAAACACAATTCAATCATCAATAA
- the sixA gene encoding phosphohistidine phosphatase SixA, with protein sequence MYFYLVRHGEAKGELEDPLRPLSVEGKQSVERVATFLSKLGIRPEEINCSEKLRAIETAEIIATGLSIFDKVKTIEGLAPNDAVDPIADLLCSEEKSLMLVGHLPFLSRLLSLLVISDPERPVVSFQPGTVVCLTRDDSLKFPSPGNGWIVKWVLSPGDLY encoded by the coding sequence ATGTACTTTTATCTGGTAAGGCATGGCGAAGCAAAAGGCGAATTAGAGGATCCCCTAAGGCCACTATCAGTGGAGGGGAAACAGAGCGTAGAACGAGTGGCTACCTTTTTAAGTAAACTGGGGATTCGACCCGAAGAGATTAACTGTAGTGAAAAATTAAGAGCAATAGAAACCGCTGAGATAATAGCAACAGGTTTGTCCATATTCGATAAAGTTAAGACTATTGAAGGACTTGCTCCAAATGACGCTGTCGATCCAATCGCAGATTTGCTTTGCTCGGAAGAGAAATCACTGATGCTTGTAGGACATCTACCATTTCTTTCGAGACTTTTAAGTCTTTTAGTTATTTCCGATCCTGAGCGTCCAGTAGTAAGCTTTCAGCCAGGAACTGTCGTTTGTTTGACCCGGGATGACTCACTTAAATTTCCCAGTCCGGGTAATGGATGGATAGTTAAGTGGGTTCTGTCTCCAGGAGACCTTTATTGA
- the asnB gene encoding asparagine synthase (glutamine-hydrolyzing) — protein MCGIVGFCSINKCTDESILRSMRDTLAHRGPDDSGLYIDQEHNVGLAHTRLSILDLSSLGHQPMSNDNGSVWITYNGEVYNFKEIREELEKKRYAFKSNTDTEVLVKAYEEWGIDCVHKFIGMFAFAIWDRNQQKLYLVRDRVGVKPLYYFFKDGILLFASELKALIKHPNFRKEINLSILPHYLRFGFIQSPYTIFHDTFKLKPGHYLCLYKNKLVEKKYWDIVDFYNADPIEGTEEEITLELENLLVNSFKYRLISDVPVGVFLSGGLDSSIVTALLQHNIGSKLKTFTIGFDESGLNEADWSKSIASYLGTDHTEYYLSVEEAANIIYKIPEIYDEPLGDHSVIPTYLVSQLARKDVTVALSADGGDELFCGYSRYKAYVRLYEKFLRLPKFLTNSVIKSMTSLNPSRVDDFYRTFQAVMPEVKEIKDKYIKWRDMLIESNNGNLIEMYKCNLSKWTTEELGGIIDYKYNYSYDAAYVDTIESMPNNELLNKVMALDFKTYLPDDILTKVDRATMSVSLEGREPFLDHRLLEFVARVPLKFKYHEGTSKYILRKVLYKHIPRELIERPKQGFVAPLSRWLKGELHQVVKEYLNEDRLRREGIFNSEVVSSYIKDFYSGVSINVNKIWFLLVFQMWKEKWT, from the coding sequence GTGTGCGGAATAGTAGGATTTTGTAGTATAAATAAATGTACTGATGAGTCGATACTGAGATCGATGAGAGATACCTTAGCTCATAGAGGACCTGACGATTCGGGTTTATACATTGATCAAGAGCATAATGTCGGCTTGGCACACACGAGGTTGTCGATTCTTGATCTTTCCTCGCTCGGCCATCAGCCAATGTCGAACGATAACGGTTCGGTATGGATAACATATAATGGAGAGGTCTATAACTTTAAGGAGATCAGGGAAGAGCTTGAGAAAAAAAGATATGCCTTCAAGAGCAACACCGACACGGAGGTTTTAGTTAAGGCATATGAGGAATGGGGAATAGATTGTGTGCATAAATTCATTGGAATGTTTGCATTCGCAATCTGGGATCGGAATCAACAAAAACTATATCTGGTTAGAGACCGGGTAGGGGTCAAACCTTTATATTACTTTTTTAAAGATGGCATATTATTATTTGCTTCGGAATTAAAGGCTTTAATTAAACACCCGAATTTCAGGAAAGAAATCAATCTGAGTATACTGCCTCATTATCTGAGATTCGGTTTTATTCAATCACCCTATACAATTTTTCACGATACGTTTAAATTGAAGCCAGGCCATTATCTTTGTCTATATAAGAATAAATTAGTTGAGAAAAAATACTGGGATATAGTTGATTTTTATAATGCGGATCCTATCGAGGGCACTGAAGAGGAAATTACCTTGGAGCTGGAAAATCTTTTAGTGAATTCTTTCAAGTATAGACTCATTTCTGATGTTCCCGTTGGGGTTTTTCTAAGCGGTGGTTTAGACTCTAGTATAGTAACAGCATTACTGCAACATAACATTGGAAGTAAATTAAAGACCTTTACCATAGGTTTTGATGAAAGCGGTCTGAACGAAGCTGATTGGTCGAAAAGTATCGCAAGCTATCTTGGGACCGATCATACTGAGTACTATTTATCGGTCGAGGAAGCTGCAAATATAATTTACAAGATTCCCGAGATATATGACGAACCCCTTGGTGACCATTCTGTAATTCCTACATACTTAGTATCTCAACTCGCGAGAAAAGATGTAACTGTTGCTCTATCAGCAGATGGTGGAGATGAGCTTTTTTGTGGATATTCGAGATATAAGGCCTATGTGCGATTATACGAAAAGTTTTTAAGACTGCCCAAATTCTTGACTAATTCCGTCATTAAATCAATGACAAGCCTAAATCCCTCCAGGGTTGACGATTTTTATAGAACTTTTCAGGCAGTTATGCCAGAGGTTAAAGAGATAAAGGATAAGTATATAAAATGGAGAGATATGCTAATCGAGTCCAACAATGGAAATCTTATCGAGATGTACAAGTGCAACCTAAGTAAATGGACCACGGAGGAACTAGGAGGCATTATTGACTATAAATATAACTACTCATACGACGCAGCTTATGTTGACACAATCGAATCAATGCCTAACAATGAATTATTAAATAAGGTAATGGCATTAGACTTCAAGACGTATCTCCCAGACGATATCCTGACAAAGGTTGATAGGGCCACGATGAGTGTAAGCCTTGAGGGAAGGGAGCCATTCTTGGATCATAGGTTGCTAGAGTTTGTAGCACGTGTACCATTGAAATTCAAGTATCATGAAGGTACAAGCAAGTATATTTTGAGGAAAGTTCTATATAAACACATTCCAAGAGAATTAATAGAAAGGCCTAAACAGGGTTTTGTGGCACCTTTATCAAGGTGGCTAAAGGGTGAACTACATCAGGTTGTAAAGGAGTATTTGAATGAGGACAGGTTACGAAGAGAGGGGATATTTAACTCGGAGGTGGTTTCATCCTATATTAAGGATTTCTATAGCGGTGTTTCTATAAATGTCAATAAAATATGGTTCTTGCTAGTTTTTCAAATGTGGAAGGAAAAATGGACATAG
- a CDS encoding glycosyltransferase family 4 protein has product MKDKTRLRVAYVGSPELFLRGASPIHVMKMCQAIARLGINVDLILQSYDSKFDIFKCYGVEPIFNVITTIPSTNGSLRHFIHGTYSSFYVWLNKQKYNLVLTRNIIFTYLSTQFFRIPTIYDAHHPLVNGPARFAFNMFKKSEYLVRFSTNSRGLGKIYSQLGLPDEKLVVAHNGVDLEQFQNIPSKSEARKKLNLPVNKKIVCYSGNMYRGRGIDLLIRVSSRLQDVLFLIVGGLESDINIYRDIANEKKLENFKFVGFVPHNIVPLYLFSADALVIPYTSDMTIQDGTNAIGFTSPLKLFEFMASCRPIVATNLPAISEILSDKINALLVGPDSADSLFEGIKRVLEDEALAEKISLQSASDVKNYTWEERVKKILNGLDGF; this is encoded by the coding sequence TTGAAAGATAAAACGCGGTTAAGAGTTGCATATGTCGGTAGTCCTGAGCTTTTTCTAAGGGGAGCAAGTCCTATACATGTGATGAAAATGTGCCAGGCTATTGCTCGGCTGGGAATTAATGTCGATCTTATACTTCAGTCTTATGATTCAAAATTTGATATTTTTAAGTGTTATGGTGTTGAACCAATTTTCAATGTAATAACTACAATCCCCTCTACTAACGGCTCTTTAAGGCATTTTATACACGGTACCTATAGTTCATTTTATGTATGGCTCAATAAACAGAAGTACAATTTAGTACTTACTAGGAATATCATTTTTACTTATCTTTCCACCCAATTCTTTAGAATACCAACAATTTATGATGCCCATCATCCACTGGTGAATGGACCTGCAAGATTCGCATTTAACATGTTCAAGAAATCGGAATATTTAGTAAGATTCTCAACAAACTCTAGGGGCTTAGGGAAAATATACTCTCAGTTGGGTCTCCCGGACGAAAAGCTGGTTGTTGCCCATAATGGCGTAGATTTAGAACAATTCCAAAATATTCCCTCAAAGTCGGAAGCTCGCAAGAAACTTAATCTTCCCGTAAATAAAAAAATTGTTTGCTACTCTGGAAACATGTATAGGGGACGGGGTATCGATCTGCTGATCAGGGTTTCAAGCAGGCTTCAAGATGTGCTTTTTTTGATAGTCGGAGGACTTGAGAGTGATATTAATATCTATAGAGACATAGCTAATGAAAAGAAGTTAGAGAACTTTAAGTTTGTTGGTTTTGTTCCACACAATATTGTACCTCTGTACCTTTTCTCTGCTGACGCACTGGTGATACCCTATACATCTGACATGACAATCCAGGATGGAACGAACGCTATTGGGTTTACTTCTCCCTTAAAACTGTTTGAGTTTATGGCATCATGCCGCCCAATAGTTGCGACAAATCTCCCCGCTATCTCTGAAATACTTAGTGATAAAATAAATGCCTTATTAGTCGGTCCCGATAGTGCTGATTCTTTATTTGAAGGTATTAAGAGGGTGTTAGAAGATGAAGCTCTTGCTGAAAAAATATCCCTCCAATCCGCTTCCGACGTAAAGAATTACACATGGGAGGAAAGGGTAAAAAAAATACTAAATGGTTTAGATGGATTCTAA
- a CDS encoding CotH kinase family protein, with translation MRYLAILLIALSLIAPVPAWAQTWVDVFNPFQVLTLNLEMEQTDWDTIRHDTTNEIEVPALFWANGEEDAKLLVSVRRKSSRALPSEADPIKVGYKVDINEFVSGQRWRSLTKLSLENGADTDPVSEGLAWNLHEMATGPGFYPSDYHAGLAAWVRLVINGQYVGVYINVEERDSQFLRNRALPRGTTSEGVRRSWLYEIDDLGAGSFELEDGDLPHSPAWTALCYAPFTVGTKKNPPCPTPDDVTLGTELPDLIDMQIMLRRGPLMPSPRTATRCSPTARTSGTSTSTRTCSPSADGCI, from the coding sequence ATGCGCTATCTAGCGATTCTGCTCATCGCGCTCAGTCTTATCGCTCCTGTGCCCGCCTGGGCTCAGACCTGGGTGGATGTCTTCAACCCGTTTCAGGTCCTCACGCTCAATCTAGAGATGGAGCAGACCGACTGGGACACCATCCGCCATGACACCACGAACGAAATCGAGGTGCCTGCGCTCTTCTGGGCAAATGGAGAGGAAGATGCCAAGCTCCTCGTCTCTGTGCGCCGCAAGTCGAGCCGTGCCCTGCCGTCCGAGGCTGACCCGATCAAGGTGGGGTACAAGGTGGACATCAACGAGTTCGTCAGCGGGCAGCGGTGGCGTAGCCTGACTAAGCTGAGCCTCGAGAACGGCGCTGACACCGATCCAGTCTCCGAGGGCCTCGCCTGGAATCTGCACGAAATGGCAACCGGACCGGGCTTCTACCCGAGCGACTACCACGCTGGTCTTGCGGCCTGGGTGCGTCTCGTCATCAACGGCCAGTACGTCGGCGTGTACATCAATGTGGAGGAGCGGGACAGCCAGTTCCTTCGCAACCGCGCTCTTCCCAGGGGGACTACTTCGGAGGGAGTGAGACGTTCGTGGCTCTACGAGATCGACGATCTCGGCGCCGGGTCCTTCGAACTCGAGGACGGCGACCTCCCCCACAGCCCAGCATGGACGGCGCTCTGCTACGCGCCCTTCACCGTCGGCACCAAGAAGAACCCGCCATGCCCCACGCCGGACGACGTCACGCTGGGGACGGAGCTGCCCGATCTCATCGACATGCAGATCATGCTACGCAGGGGACCGTTGATGCCTTCTCCTCGAACGGCGACGCGCTGTTCACCCACGGCAAGAACTTCCGGCACATCGACTTCAACACGGACCTGTTCCCCGAGCGCAGACGGCTGTATTTGA